The Benincasa hispida cultivar B227 chromosome 9, ASM972705v1, whole genome shotgun sequence genome has a segment encoding these proteins:
- the LOC120087273 gene encoding stigma-specific STIG1-like protein 1, whose product MAIITFLAHIFLLISLSFFIIIEAEDFSPWLKGKLEDNDNEIDSNNHNRFTKHDCSGKQIFCRKLDGDGLEGNKKIMKCCKHRCVDTDSDVKNCGSCSKICPFPQQCCKGFCVDTNNSRFNCGKCGNRCRFRVRCVYGMCGYDQPDPPQPPTGWWKPPHSPKDRRYLRPVDGRRSSFA is encoded by the coding sequence ATGGCCATCATCACATTTTTAGCTCATATTTTCCTTCTCATTTCCCTCTCCTTCTTCATCATTATCGAAGCTGAAGACTTCTCCCCATGGCTAAAGGGGAAGCTCGAGGACAACGACAACGAAATCGATAGCAACAATCACAATCGGTTCACAAAACACGATTGCTCGGGAAAGCAAATTTTCTGCCGGAAATTAGACGGAGATGGGTTGGAGGGGAATAAGAAGATCATGAAATGCTGCAAACACCGATGCGTCGACACTGACTCGGACGTCAAAAACTGCGGCTCTTGCAGCAAAATCTGCCCATTTCCACAGCAATGTTGCAAAGGTTTTTGTGTTGACACAAACAACAGCCGGTTTAACTGCGGGAAATGTGGGAATAGATGTCGTTTTCGTGTTCGTTGTGTGTATGGGATGTGCGGGTACGATCAGCCGGACCCTCCTCAGCCGCCGACAGGGTGGTGGAAGCCACCGCATTCGCCCAAGGATCGCCGCTACCTGCGGCCggtggatgggcggaggagctctTTTGCTTAA